The genomic stretch CAATTTGTGTTCGCAGAATATCTTTTTCTTTGCTTCTGAGTCTGCCGCGGGTTTCGCGACCAATTGGTTTTTTCAGCTTCACCACAACATCACTGTTGAGGTTTGTAGCTTGAGCGCCCCTGACTAGTTCTCGGATCATGCGCTTTAATTGGTTCCGGT from Polynucleobacter sp. AP-Jannik-300A-C4 encodes the following:
- the rnpA gene encoding ribonuclease P protein component, whose product is MNSARISELLKTRPKTSLYWGLYLVSSDQGAKPDLGIAVAKKLAKRAVDRNQLKRMIRELVRGAQATNLNSDVVVKLKKPIGRETRGRLRSKEKDILRTQIAGLI